Genomic window (Chryseobacterium bernardetii):
ACCTTTACTTCAGTTTCAAGGTCAGCACCTGCATGCTTAAATGCTTCAGCAATGGAAATGTAAGAATCCTGAAGGGACACATATTTCCCAACTAATGCAATTTCAACTGTTTTCTTAGGATTTTGGAATTTTTTAAGGAAACTCTTCCAGTCTTTCAGATCAGCATCTTTTTCACTTTTCAGATCCAGTTCTTTCAGCACTACATCATCAAAGTTTTGCTTCTGAAGATACATTGGAACTTCATAAATTGTTTCCATATCCTTACATTCGATAACGTTTTCCAGCGGAACGTTACAGAACTGAGCCAGTTTTGCTCTCTGATCTTTTGGAATTTTATGTTCTGTTCTGCAAACCAATACATCAGCCATAATTCCGCTTTCCATCAACTGGCGAACGGAGTGTTGGGATGGTTTCGTCTTCAATTCTCCGCTTGAAGCTAGATAAGGCAGTAAGGTAAGGTGGATCACCATAGAATTTTTCTCTCCTAATTCCCATTTTAACTGGCGAACAGTTTCAATGTATGGCAAAGATTCAATATCTCCAACAGTTCCCCCGATTTCCGTAATAATGATATCGTAATTCTGTTTGGAAAGGATTTTAATTCTACGTTTAATTTCGTTAGTAATATGAGGAATTACCTGTACTGTTTTTCCAAGGAAATCTCCTTTTCTTTCTTTTTCAATTACAGTTTGGTAGATTTTTCCTGTAGTAACGTTGTTGTTTTGGGATGTAGGAGCATCAAGGTAACGCTCGTAGTGACCTAAATCCAGATCCGTCTCCGCACCATCTTCAGTCACATAACACTCTCCGTGTTCATAAGGATTCAAAGTTCCCGGGTCGATATTGATATAAGGATCTAGTTTTTGGATCGTTACGTTAAAACCACGTGATTTTAGCAATAGTCCCAGAGAAGCAGACACGATTCCTTTTCCCAAAGATGAAGTTACACCTCCTGTCACAAAGATGTATTTTGTATTCTTTTTACTCATTAGATTAGGTTTGTGCAAAGTTATGGGAAAAAGAGATACAAAGCAATTTTTTAAATTTTGAAAATGCTAAAACATGCCTCAAACAGCCATAAAACCTGATTATTTTTTTATTTATATTTTGGAATAAACAAAAAAAAGCCCAACACATAAACATATTATTCCTGAGCTATGAATAAACATAACAAAAAGGAAGTCTTTAAATATAAAAAGGTGGCTCTGAAATTATCCAAAGCCACTTTTTTAATTTAATTTATACTGAATTATTTTTTAACCAGTTCAAAATAAGTATTAATCTCAACCCATTTAGCAATACCTGCCGCTGTTGGATCATAATTCAAATTATACTCAAAACGGTTGATCATGAATTTTGCCCTAAGCCCCATAACCTCTTTACCATCCTTATTTTTTGTAATTCCTCCTAATATTACAGGTATACTAACCTCTTTTGTAACATCTTTAATGGTAAGTTTCCCGTTGAATATATATGATCCGTCTTTTTCTTTTGAAGCAGAAGTCCCTGTAAATTTAATGCTTGGGTACTCATTTCCAGCAAAAAAATCCTTACTCTTAAGATGTTTATCTCTCATCTCAACGCCAGTATTAATACCATCAACATCAATATTTATATCAAATTTGGCATTATCAAGGCTGTTGCCTTTTGTGGTGAGATCTCCTCCGAATTTATCAAATCTTCCCTGAACGAAGCTGATCCCCATATGTTCAATAGTAAAATTTACTGAAGAATGCATTTGGTCTATATCCCAATTGTTCTGTGCAAAAGAAAAAATGCTTAAAAAAGCCAATACGAAGGATAAAAATAGTTTTTTCATTGTAATTATATTTTACATTAATATTTTATTTCAACAAAGCTAAGATATAAAGATATTTCTATGATTGATATATATTCCGTATTTGTTATTTAAATCCATTTAAGTCTCGGAAAAAAAATGCTTTTTTTATAACTTCGCAGTATGGCAAAACTGAAAACGGCATATTTCTGTCAAAACTGCGGAACCCAATACTCCCAATGGATGGGACAATGTAAAAACTGTGGGCAATGGAATACCCTGGTGGAAGAAGTGGTGGAAAAACCCAATAGTAAAGCGGTACCTTTCTCAAAAACCAAACAACATGTCATCAATATCATTGAGGTGGAGACGAGTGAAGAACCAAGGATAAAAACACCTTCTGAAGAGCTGAACCGTGTTCTTGGTGGTGGAATTGTTTTAGGTTCTGTTACCCTGATTGGTGGTGAGCCCGGAATAGGAAAATCTACCCTTCTGCTTCAGCTTGCCTTAAAAATGAAGAAAAAAATATTTTATGTTTCAGGGGAAGAAAGTGCTTCTCAGATCAAAATGAGGGCAGACAGATTAACGGATGTTCAAAATCCGAACTGTTTCCTCTTTACGGAAACTTCATTAGAAAAAATTCTTCACGAAGCCAAAAAACTGGAACCGGATTTCATGATTATCGATTCTATCCAGACCCTTCAATCCCAATTAATAGAAAGTTCTCCCGGAACTGTTTCGCAAATCAGGGAATGCTCCAACGAGATCATTAAATATGCCAAGGAAAACAGTATCCCTGTGTTTTTAGTAGGTCACATCACCAAAGACGGGCAGATTGCCGGCCCAAAAGTATTGGAACACATGGTAGATGTAGTTTTAAACTTTGACGGAGACAGAAACCACCTTTTCAGATTATTGAGAGCGAACAAAAACCGTTTTGGATCTACTTCAGAAATTGGAATTTATGAAATGATTTCACAAGGATTAAAGGAGATCAAAAATCCTTCAGAAATTCTTATCACTAAAAAATTTGAAGAACTTTCCGGAAATTCTGTAGCGGTAACACTGGAGGGAAACAGACCAATGCTTCTGGAAATCCAGGCATTGGTAAGCACAGCCGTTTATGGTACTCCACAAAGAAGCTCTACCGGTTTTGATTCCAAAAGACTGAATATGCTTCTTGCTGTTCTTGAAAAAAGAGCAGGTTTCCAGTTAGGAGCTAAAGACGTTTTCCTTAATATTACAGGAGGCATAAAAACAGACGACCCGGCTTTGGATTTAGCCGTGATTGCCTCTGTTCTGTCTTCTAATGAGGATATAGCCATTTCTGAACATTACTGTTTTGCAGGAGAGATTGGTTTAAGTGGAGAAATTCGTCCGGTTGCCCAAATTGAACAGAGAATCACTGAAGCTGAAAAGCTGGGTTATGAAAAGATATTTGTTTCCAACCTCAATAAAATTCCGAAAAGAAAGTTCGGAATCAAGATTGAAGAAGTTAGTAAAATTGAAGATTTCCACGAAAGACTTTTTTAAAGTAAAAAATGAAAAGCCGAAATAAAAATTATAAAAGTTAATAAAATTCAAGATCTTCACAGAGATTTTTCAAATGATGAAAACAAGTATTCTGGAATATTACAGCAGCCTTGCTGAATCTTACGATGAGAACCGTTTCGGAAATTCTTACGGGAAATATGTTGACCAGCAGGAAAGGGCTTTTTTATCTTCTTTTTTCCAAAATAAAAAGTATAAAAAAGTAATGGATCTGGGTTGCGGAACGGGCCGGCTACTGGATTTTGCGACTCATGGAACAGATTTCAGTGAAAATATGCTGAATGTGGCCCGCCAAAAACATCCTGAAAAAATCCTGACTGTAGGTGAGATTTCCGGAATACCTTTTCATGAAGAATTTGATTGTATTTTCTGTTTCCACGTTATCATGCATCAGAACCATTTGGAAACAAAAGCATTTTTAAATGAATGCTACCGGAAATTAGGCAAAAATGGAATTCTGATCTTCGATTATCCTGTTAAAAGCAGAAAAAGATCGGTTTCTCCACAGGAAGACTGGCATGCAGGCAACAGCTTTTCAGCATCTGATATCGCAGCGCTTTCGAAGGAACAGTGGAAAGTTAAAAATACAACCGGAGTACTCTTTTTTCCAATTCACAGGTTAACGAAGGCCATAAGAAGATTCTTTCTTCCTTTAGATATTTTTCTTTGTCGCACCTTTTTAAAGAATTGGGCTTCCTATCATATTACTGTTTTAGAAAAGATATGAAACAGCAATTAAAAAAATGGATTCCTTATTCATGGAAACTGCAGATAAAACTTGTGCAGCAGTATTTCAATGAACAAAGAAGCAATTATGCTTATCCCAGGGAATATCGTTCAGAAAATGTTGGAAAATATTCTATTAAACTCCGGCAGACTATTAAAAACGGAAGTTTTCATCATAATAAAATTCACAATTTAAAAGTTGTAGGCAGTAAGATCAATCATCTGGTCATTCATTCCGGTGAAGTATTCTCATTCTGGAAAATGATTGGGAGGCCGAGTGCAAAGAATAATTTCAAGGAAGGGCGGAACCTCATCAATAACACAATTTCAAGTGATTTTGGCGGCGGAATCTGCCAGTTCTCTTCTATCTTATATCATCTGGCCCTTCAATCCGGACTGAAAATCCTGGAAAGGTATCCGCATTCTATGGATATTTACAAGGAAGAGGAACGTTTTACTCCTTTGGGTGCAGACTGTACTGTTGTTTATGGCTACAAAGATCTTAAGATTCAGAATTTATTTCCGTTTCCTGTTCAGTTTAAATGCGAGGTAGATGATAATGAAGTTCATATGAGCCTGATCTCTCCCGAAGAAATCGTTTTAAACGAAATTGAGTTTAAATACCAGGAAATTGAAAAAGGAGTCTGGGTAGAAACAGTTAGCAATAGCCAAACTTTGTTTAAAAATTTTTATATTCGTTTATGAATTATCTGGCTCATTCCTTTCTCACGTTCACTGACGGGCAAATTGTTGGCCAATTTTTGGAAGATTTTATCCGAAACAGGGACCGTTTTTCTTTCCCTAAGGATATTAAGGATGGTATTACATTACACAGAGCTATTGATACTTTCACAGACTCCCACCCTGCCATTCATGAAGCTAAAAAAGTTTTCGCTCCTTTGGTAAGACTTTATGCCGGAGCATTTGTGGATGTCTCTATGGATTATTTTGTAGCTAATGATCTTTCTCTAAATTCTCTTGCGGAATGGAAAGCTCATTCTTTACGGGTTTACAGAATTTTAAATGAAAATAACGAATGGCTCCCTGAAAATTTCAAAAGTATGCTGGTTAAAATGGAACAGGATGACTGGCTTTATAATTACCGCGAAAACTGGGGAATTAAATTCAGCATTCAAAATGTATTAAACAAAGCGAAGTACCTGGATAAAGACATTCCTGTTTTTGAAGCTTTTTTAAACAATAAAGCATTCCTGCAGGAATGCTATAATGATTTTTTTCCGGATCTACTGGCTCATGCAAAAGGGATTAATACCCTTCTTCAGCTTGAAAATTAAAACTGTTTATAAAGGTAACGGTTCGGATAGATTAATTTTTCACTCTTCCTGTCTCCGTTTACAATGATGTGAACTATATTGATCTGGTCATCAAAAAGATTGTACAGGAAACTCACCGCTGCTTCTACTTTTTTAGGATTGGAAACAGGTTCTGATTCGAGATAGACATTTACAGATTCATGATCTTCCTCGTAACCTATATAGTTTACTTTAAGAAATTTGTTATCTGTCTTTAATTTAAAATATTCCTGGCTATATTTAGAAAGCGCTTCATTCAATTTTGCCTTGTACTTCTCATCATTAAAATGAAAAGTTCCGCCATACTTCTTCCCAAGCCCATTTTCAAGGTCATCCAGAAAAAACCGGCCTGTTACTTCAAAGGTTTTGGACTTAGAGCTATAGCTGATCTCTACAGATCCTACATGATAGGGATGCAAGTTCTCCTTATTTACTTTTATAAAGCTTTGAAAAATAACCGTTAATGGGAGAAGTAATATTAAAAAAAATTTACGTGACATGATTTCTTTTCTAGTGACAAATATAAAAAAAGCAACAGTTATAAAACTGCTGCTTTTTAATGTATATTTTAAGCGATTATAATTATTCTTTAACTACTTTTTTAGTAATTGTAGTATCATTTAGTTTAATATTAAACATGTATACTCCTTTTACCAATGATGAAACATCCATTCTATTTGAGCTGGAGTTCATTGTTTCTGTTTTAATCAGTTTTCCTGAAGCATCGTAAATAGTTACTGTACCTTTAGAATATCCTCCTAATGAAATATTTACTATATCTTTAGCCGGGTTTGGTGTAATGCTTACTCCAGCATTCAGTTTTGTTACCTCACCTGTACCTAAAGTTGCATTTGTTTTAACAAAATATCCCCCGAAACCATTAGTCTGGAAACTTACTTCCCAATATTGATAGGTATTGTTCCAAACAATATCTGCGACATTAGGAGTAATAACAGTTGGTGTACCTCCATAAGAAGCTACGGTTCCTACATTTCCAGCACTTGTTCCTGCATATTTCTCAATAACCAGATTAGATTTATTGGCATCATCAGTAGGTGAAGTGGGAAGCTTAATACCACTTGTTGCATTATAAGCATCAAAATCTGCCTGTTTAAAATATAATGTTACTTTTCCTGTGGCAGTAGCAGCGTCAGCAGCAGGATTAATCTCATATCTTCTTGCAACATAATTAGGCTGAACATTATCAACCCATACTTTTGAAGTAATATTTCCTGTTACAGTACTTGCGGCTTCTTTTTCCACTCTTGAAATTAATTGGCAAGCATTGGTAAAATAATTATAACCTGCAGCAATGTCACCTGCTTTTGTCTGATTAGAAGTTGCCAGGTTTTTCACCTCAGCTATATTTTCATAAACAAGAGCTCTCATCTTAAGATCAAAAGTTCTTGCAGTCCAGTTTGTACCATCCGTTGATGTTTTACTGCGCCCGCTCAATGCAGTGGCCTCATTTTTCATCGCTACAGTTCCGCCTATACCGTTGACCACGATATAGAAATCTTTACCTGTCACCGCCTGAATATTTAAGCTGGATAAATCAACATAGTTCCAAGTAAATCTTTGTATATTGGTATCCCATGATGAAATCGTTTTTGTAGCAACAATATCTCCCGGGTCTCCATTGGCATTCACTTTTCTAACCTGAATATCTACAGCCTGATTGGCAGGAATTACCCCTGAACCTGTCGTAAATGACACTCCTCCCAATTTACCCGTTAATGTTGGTGTGTAACGGACTGCCAGCGCTGCATTACTGAAAGTAGTATTAGATTCTGCATTAATGGTGATATTAGGTTCATCATAAGTAACAGTCTCGAAATTAGATGCTACACACCCTACTTCAGCAGTAACAGCTTTATAAATATCTAACTTTCCATATCCCCATCTTACATTGGGAACATTTCCTGTTGCATCATCTTTTCTTGCATTAGAAGTAAGGCGAGATTTAACCTGTGCTGCCGTCAAGGTTGGATTCGCCTGAAGCAATAGCCCTACCGCTCCGGCAACTCCCGGAGAAGACATACTGGTCCCCTGGTTCATCACATAATAATTGGTGTTTTCAATAATATTTGTGGCTGCAGGTGCAGAATTACTGGATCTCGCAGAAATTACAGCCTGTCCTGAAGCTGTAATATCCGGTTTCTGGAAATTATCCACTCTAGGTCCCTGCGCACTAAACGGAGAGATCATTTCCTGTGGAGTATTAGGATACCCATACGCTCCTAATGCTGTCATCCAGCTGACTCTGCCCAAATAAGAAGCTACCGTAATGGCACTGGTTGCGTTCCCCGGAGATCCTACAATATATTCATTATCCCCATTTTGCAAAGTAGTTCCCAATCCTTGGTTATAAAGCCAACCATGTGTAGTAATAGGCTGTGTTCCGTTATTTGTAATTTCCAACGTATAATTTCCCTGACAGTTCGTTGTAGACCCCGGAACTCTGCTTACTACTAGCTGGACATAACGTTTGTTATTATCACTTCCCCAATAATTGTACATTGTTGCTGTTAGTCCACCGCCTAATATACTGTGAGTAGTATTGGTACTTATATTTTGTATATACTGCTGGCCATCCGGTGCAGTTAACTTTGCTGTAACCGGTGAGTTATCATTAGCATACATGATAAAACTAAATATCGATGCTGCTGAAGTGTCACTACCAACCGTAAAAGTATAAGACTGCGCTGCACCAGCGGCTATATCTACTTTCCTATGAAGCTTGATTCCATAATCATTACCGGCAGAAATAACAACAACTCTTCCGGGGGCTGATGAAGTGAAATTATCTACAGCTACCTCATGAGAAGACGTTCCATCGTGAGCGCTGTTCTGCCCGCCAATACTCATGTTAACAACAATTGGTTTATTCAATGCTGTTGCAACATTTTTAAAATACGTTAAGGCATTAATAGTATTGGTTGTAGGAAAAGATCCATTTCCTCCTTTTACAAAGACTATATCTGCTTCAGAGGAAAATCCTTTATGTCTTTTGTTAGCGAAACCTACTCCATTTCCGGCAACAGTTCCTGCCACATGGGTTCCATGTCCATTTGTATCTGTCTCGCGAACAAAATTGGTAGGAGTACCATCCAATTCATCTTCAATATGTGCTCTTGTATACTCTACACCCATTGTAAATCCTGCTGGTGAAGTCTCAGCACCTTGAGGGGTCAAAGTCTGGTCCCAAATTGAAACAATTCTACTTTTAGTCTGATCATTAACCTGTCTGAAATCCGGATGTTTCCAGTCTATTCCCGAATCAAAGATTCCTACAAGAACTCCTGTTCCGTTATAAGCTGTATTATTGAAAACCCCATCCTGTAAAAGGCTTGCTCCAGACTGGGCTCTGCTTACGTCATTATGAAGTTCATCAAATGTAGGCCCCATAACAGATGTTACATAAGGAAGTTCCATAAGCCTCTCAATATCTTCAAGGCTCACGAGTGCAGTTGAAAAAGTAGGCAACTGGCTCTGTACCAAAAATCCATCGGATTTAAGTTTTTCAGGATTTTTAGTATAAATAATGCAGGAATACATTGTTTGTGCTCCTTTAGAGGTAACCACCAAATGCTTATCTAATTTCATATCATCACGTTCCAAATCTTTTAAAACGTTTCCTCTATTCAGGCTCTCTTTATTTTTCAACAAATAATCGAAGCGTGAATCAAGTTTCTGCACCTGGCCATAAAAACCATAGGAATAAAGTCCTAAGAAAGCTGCCGCAGCATTCCTAAGAAGCTTCGCTCCTCCATACGAAATGCTTACTTTTGTAGAAAGTAGTTTTTTAAAATCCATTATCTTTTTTTTAATATTACAATTATACAATTTTTATTTAGAACAATAATAATCAAAAACATTAATAGTAAATACATGTAAAAATTAAAAATCCGGATAACAATTTACTTATTTTAACAATATATATAAAAACTCAATAATCTATTATCAAATGCAGGATTTTCTATTTTATTTAAACCTGGGATGGGAACATATTATTTCCCCTGATGCTTTGGATCATCAACTTTTTGTTCTGGCACTGATTGCCGTTTATTCTTATAGTGACTGGAAAAAGATTCTGATTCTTGTAACGGCATTCACTATTGGACATTCCATTACATTAGCTTTAAGTATCCTTGATGTTTTCAGGGTGCCATCAGATTGGGTTGAGTTTTTAATTCCTTTAACCATCGTTCTGACTTCTCTGGACAATATTATTATGAAAAACCAGAAACAGACATTAATGCGAGCCAATTATTATCTTGCCCTGATTTTTGGGCTGGTTCACGGGATGGGCTTTGCCAATACAGCGAGAGTAATGATTGCTAAGAGCCAGGGCATTACGGTCCCGTTATTAGGATTTAATATTGGATTGGAATTGGGGCAGATTGTTATTGTTGGGGCAATTTTAATATTACTGTTTATTTTACTTACTGTTTTTAAGGTCAACAAAAAAGACTGGATCCTTTTTGTCTCCTCAGGAGTCTTTGCACTATCCTTAAAAATGACTTTGGAAAGAATTCCTTTCTAAACGTGAAATATTTTTATTATTTCAACAGCTTATTATTATCTTTGGTAATTATTAAATCATTTCGGTTATGAAACTAAAAGTTGTTATACTTTCACTTTCTGTATGTGCATATACAGGTTTCACCGCACAAAATATTCAGAATAATCCGGGCAGCAATCATGGAAATAAGTTTGAACAGCTGGGAACTATTCTGCCAACACCCAATATTTACAGAACAGCTTCCGGAGCTCCAGGACACGCCTACTGGCAAAACAGGGCTGATTATAACATTACTGCCTACCTTGATGAGGATAAAAGAAATCTGAAAGGCTCAGAAACCGTTACCTATTACAATAATTCTCCTGATGAACTGGATTATATCTGGCTTCAATTAGATGAGAATGAGCATTCCAGTATAAAAAATGCAGGGTATCATAATTCTTCAGTACTTCGTCCGTCAACAACTGACCAGCAGCTTAAGCTTACGGAACTTCCTGTAAAAGATAATGGCTATGGAGTTACTCTTGAAAAAGTAACTGATGCTTCCGGAAGTCCTTTGAAATACACCGTCAATAAAACCATGATGCGTATTGACCTTCCAAAAGCTTTAAAAAAAGGGGAAAAGTTTATTTTCAAAGTAGACTGGAACTACAATATCGGAAACCGGATGACCATGGGTGGCCGTGGCGGATACGAAAACTTCCCGGAAGATGGTAATGATTTATACACAATGGCACAGTGGTATCCAAGAATGTGTGTGTACAGTGATTTCCAGGGCTGGCAGAACCATCAGTTTACCGGAAGAGGAGAATTTGCACTGGTTTTCGGAAACTATAAAGTTACTATGAATGTTCCTGCCGATCATATTGTAGGCGGAACAGGGGAATGTAAAAATTACGATCAGGTGTTAACTTCTGATCAACTTTCAAGATACAGAAAAGCTGAGAATGCTTCAGAACCTATTGAAATTGTAACTTTAGATGAGGCTAAAAAAGCTGAAAAAAATCATTCTAAACAAAGAAAAACATGGGTTTTTGAAGCGAATGATGTAAGGGATTTTGCATGGACTTCTTCCAGAAAATTTGTCTGGGATGGAATGCGTGTTACGATTCCTGAAAATAATAACAAAGTAATGGCCATGAGTTTTTACCCTAAGGAATCTTATGGACTCTACAGAAAGTTTTCGACAAAAGCAGTAGCTCATACCATCAAAACTTATTCGGAGTTTACAATTCCTTATCCATATCCGGTTGCCCAATCTGTAGAAGCTGCCAACGGAATGGAATATCCAATGATCTGTTTCAATTTCGGAAGAACGGAAAAAGACGGAACTTATTCTGAAGGAACCAAAAACGGAATGATCGGAGTAATTATCCATGAGGTGGGTCACAACTTCTTCCCAATGATCATTAACTCTGATGAAAGGCAGTGGGCATGGATGGATGAAGGATTAAATACCTTTACAGAATATCTTACAGAAGAAAAATGGGATAATAAATTTCCTTCTAAAAGAGGCCCGGCATGGACAATTGTGGATTATATGAAGCTCCCGAAAGATCAACTGGAACCTATTATGAGCAATTCCGAAAATATTGTTCAGTATGGTCCGAATGCCTACTCAAAACCTGCTACAGGATTGAATATTCTTCGCGAAACCATCATGGGAAGAGAACTTTTTGATAAAGCATTCAAAACTTACGCAAAAAGATGGGCTTTTAAACATCCTGAACCTGCAGATCTTTTCCGTACTATGGAAGATGCCAGTGGTGAAGACCTTGACTGGTTCTGGAGAGGATGGTTCTACGGAACAGATCCGGTAGATATTGCCATTGATAAAGTAACCGTTGCAACGCCTGATCTGGAAACGAATCCAAAAGTAGCCGAAGAAATAAAATATCAGGTTGATAAGCCTTTAGTAAACAGCTTTGAAGACCTTTCAAAAATCAGAAACAGAGAAGACAAGAATATTACTTTCTATGTTGACAAGGATAAGGAAGTTCAGGACTTCTACTACCAATATGACAGAGGCCAGGAAAAGGTAAGCACTAAAGAATACACTACCAAACTGGATGCTACACTGCCTTTGGATGCTAAGGATAAAGAAAAATTCAAGAATATCACCGCATATCAGATCGACTTTTTAAACAAAGGAGGACTGGTAATGCCAATTATCCTTGAATTTACTTTTGAAGATGGCTCAAAATTATATGACAAATCTCCTGCGCAGATCTGGAGACTGAATGAACAAAAAGTTTCCAAAACATATTACTTTGATAAGAAACTTAAGTCTATTCAGTTGGATCCAATGAGAGAAACTGCAGATATTGATACAACCAATAATGTCTGGACCAGCAACGGCTCCGGTGGTGAGACTTCCAAATTCCAGCTCTTTAAACAGAAACAGGAAGGTGCACCTGTAAGAGGAAGCTCAAACGGGAAAGTAAATCCGATGCAGGCCGCAGGAAAAATATAACTCTAAAAAAGACAGCTTTAAAAGCTGTCTTTTTTCATTTATCCAAATATTCTTTCAGGTGTTGTTTATATGTCCTTCCCAATGGAAGCTGTTCTCCGCTTTTTAAATAGATTGTATGGGAATCATAGGAGCTTATATGGGAAGACAGTACAATATATGATTTGTGAATTCTGATAAATCCTAAATTCTGATAATTTCCTTCAAAATTGGACATTCGCTCCAGAATCATATATTTTTTCAGATGGGTCATCAGTATTATATATTCGCCAAAGCCCTGAACCCATTTTATATCTTTAAGAAGTACTTTATTCATTATATAATTAGATTTAAACATAATGAAATCTTCCTGTTTCTTTTCTATTGCAGATTGCTTAAACTGTAAGAAATCTTTTGCTTTGTAAACTGCTCTTTTAAATGTTTCAAAATCTACCGGCTTCACAAGATAATGCACAACATCCAGCTCAAATGCCCTTACCGCGTATTGTGTTTCCAGAGTAAGAAATATGCACAAAGGATGGTAAGGCAGTTGCAGCAAAAGATCTATTCCATTGATATAAGGCATATTGATATCCAAAATAACAAGGTCTACTCTATTCTTTTGTAAGTATTGAAGGGCCTCTTCAGGGTTCTGAAAGGTTTCCAGCAGTTCA
Coding sequences:
- a CDS encoding acyl carrier protein phosphodiesterase, with amino-acid sequence MNYLAHSFLTFTDGQIVGQFLEDFIRNRDRFSFPKDIKDGITLHRAIDTFTDSHPAIHEAKKVFAPLVRLYAGAFVDVSMDYFVANDLSLNSLAEWKAHSLRVYRILNENNEWLPENFKSMLVKMEQDDWLYNYRENWGIKFSIQNVLNKAKYLDKDIPVFEAFLNNKAFLQECYNDFFPDLLAHAKGINTLLQLEN
- a CDS encoding CTP synthase — translated: MSKKNTKYIFVTGGVTSSLGKGIVSASLGLLLKSRGFNVTIQKLDPYINIDPGTLNPYEHGECYVTEDGAETDLDLGHYERYLDAPTSQNNNVTTGKIYQTVIEKERKGDFLGKTVQVIPHITNEIKRRIKILSKQNYDIIITEIGGTVGDIESLPYIETVRQLKWELGEKNSMVIHLTLLPYLASSGELKTKPSQHSVRQLMESGIMADVLVCRTEHKIPKDQRAKLAQFCNVPLENVIECKDMETIYEVPMYLQKQNFDDVVLKELDLKSEKDADLKDWKSFLKKFQNPKKTVEIALVGKYVSLQDSYISIAEAFKHAGADLETEVKVRWVYSGDVTEENIKDTLKGVNGILVAPGFGDRGIEGKVLTAKYARENKIPMLGICLGMQIMTIEFARNVLGHTKANSMEFDTATPDPVISIMEEQKNVIDKGGTMRLGAWKCALKNGSRLNEIYGSKNISERHRHRYEFNNDYLQEFEKNGFLATGTNPETGLVEALELPGHPFYVGVQYHPEYKSTVATPHPLFRAFIKACETSK
- a CDS encoding YceI family protein, with the protein product MKKLFLSFVLAFLSIFSFAQNNWDIDQMHSSVNFTIEHMGISFVQGRFDKFGGDLTTKGNSLDNAKFDINIDVDGINTGVEMRDKHLKSKDFFAGNEYPSIKFTGTSASKEKDGSYIFNGKLTIKDVTKEVSIPVILGGITKNKDGKEVMGLRAKFMINRFEYNLNYDPTAAGIAKWVEINTYFELVKK
- a CDS encoding class I SAM-dependent DNA methyltransferase, which codes for MMKTSILEYYSSLAESYDENRFGNSYGKYVDQQERAFLSSFFQNKKYKKVMDLGCGTGRLLDFATHGTDFSENMLNVARQKHPEKILTVGEISGIPFHEEFDCIFCFHVIMHQNHLETKAFLNECYRKLGKNGILIFDYPVKSRKRSVSPQEDWHAGNSFSASDIAALSKEQWKVKNTTGVLFFPIHRLTKAIRRFFLPLDIFLCRTFLKNWASYHITVLEKI
- a CDS encoding VanW family protein, giving the protein MKQQLKKWIPYSWKLQIKLVQQYFNEQRSNYAYPREYRSENVGKYSIKLRQTIKNGSFHHNKIHNLKVVGSKINHLVIHSGEVFSFWKMIGRPSAKNNFKEGRNLINNTISSDFGGGICQFSSILYHLALQSGLKILERYPHSMDIYKEEERFTPLGADCTVVYGYKDLKIQNLFPFPVQFKCEVDDNEVHMSLISPEEIVLNEIEFKYQEIEKGVWVETVSNSQTLFKNFYIRL
- the radA gene encoding DNA repair protein RadA codes for the protein MAKLKTAYFCQNCGTQYSQWMGQCKNCGQWNTLVEEVVEKPNSKAVPFSKTKQHVINIIEVETSEEPRIKTPSEELNRVLGGGIVLGSVTLIGGEPGIGKSTLLLQLALKMKKKIFYVSGEESASQIKMRADRLTDVQNPNCFLFTETSLEKILHEAKKLEPDFMIIDSIQTLQSQLIESSPGTVSQIRECSNEIIKYAKENSIPVFLVGHITKDGQIAGPKVLEHMVDVVLNFDGDRNHLFRLLRANKNRFGSTSEIGIYEMISQGLKEIKNPSEILITKKFEELSGNSVAVTLEGNRPMLLEIQALVSTAVYGTPQRSSTGFDSKRLNMLLAVLEKRAGFQLGAKDVFLNITGGIKTDDPALDLAVIASVLSSNEDIAISEHYCFAGEIGLSGEIRPVAQIEQRITEAEKLGYEKIFVSNLNKIPKRKFGIKIEEVSKIEDFHERLF
- a CDS encoding DUF6702 family protein is translated as MSRKFFLILLLPLTVIFQSFIKVNKENLHPYHVGSVEISYSSKSKTFEVTGRFFLDDLENGLGKKYGGTFHFNDEKYKAKLNEALSKYSQEYFKLKTDNKFLKVNYIGYEEDHESVNVYLESEPVSNPKKVEAAVSFLYNLFDDQINIVHIIVNGDRKSEKLIYPNRYLYKQF